Genomic window (Bacillus sp. SM2101):
TTATTTTTCTTAATATGCGTGATAATTGCTTCCGTATTTGGAGCTTTGACAGCAAATAAAGGGATTTTCATCAAACAAGGAACTCCTGCTATTTTAGCGGTTATTTTCATTCTATTATCCCTTTAAACTAATGTAAGTGATGTATTTAGAAAAAAAAATTAAAAAACATAATGATTAATGAGTCGAATAGTTCTAAGCCTACATGAAAATATTATTCAACAATTTGGCGCTAACCTGTAACAAGGGTTAGTGCTTTTCTTCATTTTAGGGAGATGTCTATTGGTTTTTAAGGGGGAAATATGAAATAGTCTAATGGAATATTTTATAGGTAGAATATATCGAAAGGTAGTAATACTATTAAAATGTATACATATTTGGTAAATGACGGAGGATATTATGAAAAAAGGTTTCTTAGGTGTTCTTTTATTAACTTTATCTATAATT
Coding sequences:
- a CDS encoding DUF1304 family protein, translating into LFFLICVIIASVFGALTANKGIFIKQGTPAILAVIFILLSL